A region from the Flexibacter flexilis DSM 6793 genome encodes:
- a CDS encoding SpoIIE family protein phosphatase: MIQELPKHEELQVFLNQQNKAVQNTHQTTNHWQTKLLHALKGEGDTDLHQWAEPILELLAQKLSALQATLYFFDEEEQKLKLAAWYSPIYPDNIPQTVELGHGTVGRAAKTHKTVRTNLKGFSSFSATTEFQPDWLLTVPLMNNYKLAGVFECTAFDHEANHIAQQEFDGALPFVASALHSILKEKQLLRSLAQLRDEREHLQTLASVGTEGVAFIDNFRVIDHNYAFSQMFGFENDELEGMHLAELLKDNIFSQVNFSEEAFAETEARRQDGSIFVVEMQLRKVLRQRRQMMVLTLRDISKRKAAEIQLADSQQKLQAAEQVITLTKEVEEKNKKITASINYAKNIQDALLPKQSEMAQQLAEYFIFYQCKDVVSGDFYWHHAAGNNTCYLAAVDCTGHGVPGAFMSFVGYTHLNSVVKHQGFNQPEAILKQLDQEVVKTLRQNENKNSRDGMDVGLIKLQLDTREWSFAGAHRPMVMYSNGRITETKGSKCAIGGCQGTKHTKEIGATAGQWKSGDMCYLFSDGYADQFNLKGEKFMAKRLKQLFQEIGHLPANEQHNILKSQFEEWKFGSSQMDDVLIIGVRLP; this comes from the coding sequence ATGATACAAGAATTACCCAAACACGAAGAATTGCAAGTATTTCTAAATCAGCAAAATAAGGCTGTTCAAAATACTCATCAAACAACAAATCATTGGCAAACCAAATTGCTGCACGCCCTCAAAGGCGAAGGCGATACGGATTTGCATCAATGGGCTGAGCCTATTTTGGAACTTTTGGCGCAAAAACTGAGTGCTTTGCAGGCTACCTTGTATTTTTTTGATGAAGAAGAACAAAAACTAAAATTAGCGGCTTGGTACAGCCCAATTTATCCCGATAACATTCCGCAAACCGTAGAACTTGGACACGGAACAGTTGGCCGCGCCGCCAAAACACACAAAACAGTTCGCACCAACCTGAAAGGCTTTTCTTCTTTTTCGGCTACGACCGAATTTCAGCCCGATTGGTTGCTTACCGTGCCGCTCATGAACAATTACAAATTGGCGGGTGTGTTTGAATGTACGGCTTTCGACCACGAAGCAAACCATATTGCACAACAAGAATTTGATGGGGCTTTGCCTTTTGTGGCTTCTGCGTTGCATTCTATTCTGAAAGAAAAACAGTTGCTCCGAAGTCTTGCACAGCTCCGCGACGAACGCGAACATTTGCAAACATTGGCTTCGGTAGGCACGGAAGGCGTGGCATTTATTGATAATTTCCGCGTCATTGACCACAATTACGCTTTTAGCCAAATGTTTGGTTTTGAAAATGACGAGTTGGAAGGAATGCACTTGGCCGAGTTGCTAAAAGACAATATTTTTTCGCAAGTAAATTTTTCGGAAGAAGCCTTTGCCGAAACGGAAGCACGCCGCCAAGACGGAAGCATTTTTGTGGTAGAAATGCAATTGCGTAAAGTGTTGCGCCAACGCCGCCAAATGATGGTGCTTACCTTGCGCGACATTAGCAAACGCAAAGCTGCCGAAATACAATTGGCTGATAGCCAGCAAAAATTACAGGCTGCCGAGCAAGTAATTACGCTTACCAAAGAAGTAGAAGAGAAAAATAAAAAGATTACGGCCAGTATCAATTATGCCAAAAATATACAAGATGCGCTGTTGCCGAAGCAATCCGAAATGGCGCAACAGTTAGCCGAATATTTTATTTTTTATCAATGTAAAGACGTGGTGAGCGGCGATTTTTATTGGCATCACGCCGCAGGCAATAACACTTGCTATTTGGCGGCTGTGGACTGCACTGGGCACGGCGTACCAGGCGCGTTTATGTCTTTCGTGGGTTATACGCATCTCAATTCAGTGGTAAAACATCAGGGTTTTAACCAACCCGAAGCCATTTTAAAACAACTTGACCAAGAAGTTGTAAAAACATTGCGCCAAAACGAAAACAAAAACTCACGCGATGGCATGGACGTTGGTTTGATAAAATTGCAACTCGATACGCGCGAATGGTCTTTTGCGGGAGCGCATCGCCCAATGGTGATGTACAGCAATGGCCGAATCACAGAAACCAAAGGAAGCAAATGCGCCATTGGCGGCTGCCAAGGCACAAAACATACCAAAGAAATTGGGGCAACGGCTGGCCAATGGAAATCAGGCGATATGTGTTATTTGTTCTCGGACGGATACGCCGACCAATTTAACCTGAAAGGGGAAAAATTTATGGCCAAACGCCTCAAGCAATTGTTTCAAGAAATCGGGCATTTGCCTGCCAATGAGCAACATAACATCCTTAAGTCGCAGTTTGAAGAATGGAAATTTGGCTCTTCGCAAATGGATGACGTATTGATTATTGGGGTTCGTTTGCCCTAA
- a CDS encoding GWxTD domain-containing protein — protein MIWKLRPVIFFLGLGLLLGACQTYSSLNTVNLEYRYDANMPVSVQQAVLDAGANVRLYLAIDAKKILPNAPAQSLLDYYGFTGNLSPSYKSKYIIRHDTLVPQQIFRDKKGIFYAVFNIEKAQNLPFGVIALDIYERGTDRSYVMDIPLDFEPANPIANKYLLFRNGSTIPLMQNYFAPRDTVSIRSLLAKNKTLFIKHYSEETFSASLPPMSVNSTITNKKSLKLLGRFQINTDRLLQFSESGLYFVQEDTTSNDGFSFVVQENKFPRVTIPQELVNPLVYITTREERNKLSNSPKQKETLDQFWLDVGGNRDHARNVIRNFYENVEEANRLFTSFEQGWKTDRGMVYIIFGKPDRLLRFDDHEEWYYDRNLNDSGLMFAFFKRPTIFTPENYELMRSGDYSHAWFGTVEQWRKGVLRH, from the coding sequence ATGATTTGGAAATTACGTCCAGTTATTTTTTTCTTGGGTTTGGGGCTGCTGCTGGGAGCTTGCCAAACCTATTCGAGCCTAAATACCGTTAATTTAGAATATCGCTACGATGCCAATATGCCCGTTTCCGTACAGCAGGCCGTACTGGACGCTGGCGCGAACGTTCGCTTGTATTTGGCCATAGATGCCAAGAAAATATTGCCCAATGCACCCGCCCAAAGCCTTTTGGATTATTATGGTTTTACGGGAAATCTTAGCCCCAGTTATAAAAGCAAATACATCATCAGGCACGATACTTTAGTTCCTCAGCAAATTTTTAGAGATAAAAAAGGCATATTTTACGCGGTGTTTAATATTGAAAAAGCACAAAATTTACCTTTTGGAGTCATTGCCTTAGATATTTACGAACGTGGCACAGACCGCAGTTATGTCATGGACATTCCGCTGGATTTTGAACCAGCCAATCCCATTGCCAACAAATATTTGCTTTTCAGAAATGGAAGTACCATTCCTTTGATGCAAAACTATTTTGCTCCCCGCGATACGGTGAGTATCAGAAGTTTATTGGCCAAAAATAAAACACTCTTTATCAAACATTATTCGGAAGAAACCTTTTCAGCTTCGTTGCCGCCGATGAGTGTCAATTCTACCATTACCAACAAAAAATCTTTAAAACTTTTAGGTCGTTTTCAGATAAACACCGACAGGCTACTACAATTCTCCGAATCAGGTCTTTATTTTGTACAAGAAGATACTACTTCTAACGATGGTTTTTCGTTTGTGGTACAAGAAAATAAATTTCCGCGTGTAACAATCCCTCAAGAGTTGGTCAACCCGTTGGTGTACATCACCACCCGCGAGGAACGCAATAAATTGAGCAATTCCCCCAAGCAAAAAGAAACGCTTGACCAATTCTGGTTGGACGTTGGCGGCAACCGCGACCACGCTCGCAACGTAATCCGTAACTTTTATGAGAACGTGGAAGAAGCCAACCGCCTGTTTACCAGCTTCGAACAAGGTTGGAAAACAGACAGAGGCATGGTATATATTATTTTTGGTAAACCCGACCGTTTGTTACGCTTCGACGACCACGAAGAATGGTACTACGACCGCAACCTCAATGACTCAGGCCTGATGTTTGCCTTTTTCAAACGCCCGACCATTTTTACACCTGAAAACTACGAGCTGATGCGTTCGGGCGACTATTCGCACGCATGGTTCGGGACGGTGGAGCAATGGCGCAAAGGCGTGCTCCGACATTAA